One Dokdonia sp. Dokd-P16 genomic window carries:
- a CDS encoding tetratricopeptide repeat protein: MQKSTITTLLVFLVLTLCSIWITPLSAQTPIDSTQHYYRVIAYPQNTEDVTAGINYFKRQLENPKNDKARYNYFSELISLGHLNNGDIFESEKTTINLLKDIPVTDTQTIVRLRNRLGRLHRSLNNLPLALENYQQALAMTTKKEDSITISNNIATIYMERSSYEKAAQVLSPFIKDTDRIEENNTLTTIYDNYGYSITQIGDFKGEALMLEALAINEKGRNITGSFSTNRHLAYYYHQQGKEALAKKHALQAKDIAYSINNPRYKLEALGLAIDIGATANAYVFKKLSDSLYKVQTLQENKYAAQKYEYATFQTQAKESELIAQQEKVNKTRYQFLALFIMVITVGIIIFLSLRHKRKRLEQVYITETKISKRLHDEVANDVYKLISQVQTNTYNESHLLDNLEHIYSRTRDISRENSFIETEESFHTTLRDLLLSYKTPSLNIITKGIDKVDWNQISKVHKTTIYRVLQELITNTNKHSKASIAFVEISKEGKNLHILYKDNGIGGAINSKNGLLNAESRIEALKGTITFESKSKQGFKAQINI; this comes from the coding sequence ATGCAGAAATCTACTATTACAACCCTACTTGTATTTCTAGTGCTCACGCTTTGTAGTATCTGGATAACACCACTTTCTGCACAGACACCTATAGATAGCACTCAGCATTACTATAGAGTTATTGCCTACCCACAAAACACTGAGGATGTGACAGCGGGTATTAATTACTTCAAGCGCCAACTTGAAAATCCTAAAAACGATAAAGCCCGCTATAATTATTTCTCTGAGCTTATATCCTTAGGGCATTTAAATAATGGTGACATTTTTGAGAGTGAAAAAACCACCATCAACCTCTTAAAAGATATTCCTGTGACAGATACACAAACCATCGTTCGTCTCAGAAATAGGCTGGGTAGGTTGCATAGAAGTCTTAATAACCTGCCGCTAGCCCTAGAAAATTACCAGCAAGCACTGGCTATGACAACAAAAAAGGAAGATAGTATTACCATTTCAAATAATATCGCCACCATTTATATGGAGCGCTCATCTTATGAGAAAGCGGCTCAAGTCTTAAGTCCCTTTATTAAGGATACAGACCGCATAGAAGAAAATAACACACTGACCACTATATATGACAACTATGGCTATAGTATTACTCAAATAGGTGATTTTAAGGGTGAGGCATTGATGCTAGAAGCGCTAGCTATTAATGAAAAAGGCCGAAATATAACGGGAAGTTTTTCAACAAATAGACATCTAGCATACTACTACCATCAGCAAGGCAAAGAAGCACTAGCCAAAAAACATGCCCTTCAAGCAAAAGATATTGCTTACAGTATTAATAATCCTAGATATAAACTTGAAGCTCTCGGACTAGCGATAGATATAGGCGCAACAGCAAATGCCTATGTTTTTAAAAAACTATCAGACAGCTTATACAAAGTGCAAACTCTTCAAGAAAATAAATATGCAGCTCAAAAGTATGAATACGCCACGTTCCAAACCCAAGCAAAGGAAAGCGAGCTCATAGCACAGCAGGAGAAGGTTAATAAAACACGCTACCAGTTCTTAGCTTTATTTATTATGGTAATCACGGTAGGTATTATTATCTTTCTTTCTTTACGCCATAAAAGAAAGCGCCTTGAACAAGTATATATCACAGAAACAAAAATCTCAAAGAGATTACATGACGAAGTTGCAAATGATGTTTACAAACTAATCTCACAAGTGCAAACTAATACATACAATGAAAGTCACTTACTAGATAATCTAGAGCATATTTATAGTAGAACTCGAGATATATCTAGAGAAAATAGTTTTATTGAGACAGAAGAATCTTTCCACACGACCTTACGTGATTTGTTATTGAGTTATAAAACTCCTTCTCTCAACATTATCACAAAAGGTATCGACAAGGTAGATTGGAATCAAATTTCAAAAGTACACAAGACTACTATTTATAGGGTTTTACAAGAGTTAATTACAAATACTAATAAACATAGTAAAGCATCTATAGCCTTTGTTGAGATTTCAAAGGAAGGTAAGAATTTGCATATTCTGTATAAGGATAATGGTATAGGCGGTGCTATAAATTCTAAAAATGGTTTGCTTAATGCGGAATCCCGTATAGAAGCTTTAAAAGGAACAATTACTTTTGAAAGTAAGTCTAAACAAGGTTTTAAAGCACAGATCAACATATAA
- a CDS encoding response regulator, whose product MFQKVIIADDLGSINEGVQHILTTYQVPYIKQVQYCDEAYKLIKKAEMDGKPYDLIISDLSFVADHRKQQFPSGDDLAAALKKEHPELKIIIYTVEDRFQRVRQLYTDTGVDAFVCKGREGISDLKEAITTVFNGERYVSPRVAMAMSDKADLQIDEYDITLMRLLSYGYSHDEISKELVALNESPSSLSAIEKKMSKLKIQFRANNAVHLVALVKDLGII is encoded by the coding sequence ATGTTTCAAAAAGTAATTATAGCAGACGATTTAGGAAGTATCAATGAAGGTGTACAACACATTCTCACTACCTATCAAGTACCCTACATAAAACAAGTTCAATATTGTGATGAGGCATATAAACTCATTAAAAAAGCAGAAATGGATGGTAAACCCTATGACCTCATAATTTCTGATCTTTCATTTGTAGCAGACCACCGCAAACAACAATTTCCATCTGGAGATGATCTTGCAGCTGCTTTAAAGAAAGAACATCCTGAGCTCAAGATTATCATTTATACTGTAGAAGATCGCTTCCAGCGTGTGAGACAGTTATATACTGATACAGGTGTAGATGCCTTTGTATGCAAAGGACGAGAAGGAATCTCAGATCTTAAAGAGGCAATCACAACCGTTTTTAATGGAGAGCGTTATGTCTCTCCACGTGTTGCTATGGCAATGTCTGACAAAGCAGATTTACAAATAGACGAGTACGATATCACCCTCATGCGATTACTCTCTTACGGTTATTCTCATGATGAAATAAGTAAAGAACTCGTCGCTCTTAACGAGTCTCCATCGAGTCTGAGTGCTATTGAGAAAAAAATGAGCAAACTTAAAATTCAGTTTAGGGCAAATAATGCGGTTCATCTTGTTGCATTAGTAAAGGATTTAGGTATTATTTAG
- a CDS encoding DUF6567 family protein, which yields MKKMYLLLALVALLMTSCASHFGLPKNYNQNTTEVVLTKKNFKVVKMVKGEAEATYIFGIGGLAKNGLVAEAKAKMLSGAGMDGAARSVVNEVVEVKTSGFLFVSKYKVIVSAQIIEFVE from the coding sequence ATGAAAAAAATGTACCTTTTACTAGCACTAGTTGCTCTGTTAATGACAAGTTGTGCTTCACACTTTGGCTTACCAAAAAATTACAACCAAAACACTACAGAAGTTGTTCTTACGAAGAAGAACTTCAAAGTTGTAAAAATGGTAAAAGGAGAAGCAGAAGCTACTTATATTTTTGGAATAGGCGGACTAGCAAAAAACGGTCTCGTAGCCGAAGCAAAGGCAAAAATGCTTTCAGGAGCAGGAATGGATGGAGCTGCAAGAAGCGTAGTAAATGAGGTGGTAGAAGTAAAAACTTCTGGTTTCTTATTTGTGAGCAAATACAAAGTGATTGTATCTGCTCAAATTATTGAGTTTGTAGAGTAG